One stretch of Amycolatopsis tolypomycina DNA includes these proteins:
- a CDS encoding cation:proton antiporter, protein MNLLLLAAALAMVVRALAAARLDRWNLGAPVVMVLAGVLVGLLYENSIAAVLNTEAVQHVAEIILAVLLFVDATEVRGGRLWGGYPGLVARVLFVALPVSLALAALLGWLLFPGLPWAVLLLIAGVTMPTDFAPAEQLVRDRTLTMRVRSVLNVESGYNDGIVSPLFLFALILAGDHTQQRTPLDALATALPFAAKALVAGVVLGSLLAWLLDRAHHAGWVTPQSGRLVVLLAPLLTYAATVAIDGNGFVASFVCGTAFRYLHRLLKARRVRDGRADRAEVRADALSKDLHLLEDVTTLLTTTMWFVVGIAAILAFTLGVSWQVVLFCAAVLTVVRVIPVLLSLTGSKLAGRERLLVGVLGPRGTTTIVFGLLAFNKLPEGPAADTILVITVVCVLGSVVLHGMGAKPLTRLLTRG, encoded by the coding sequence GGTGCTGGCCGGGGTCCTCGTCGGGCTGCTGTACGAGAACTCCATCGCGGCCGTGCTGAACACCGAGGCCGTGCAGCACGTCGCGGAGATCATCCTCGCGGTGCTGCTGTTCGTCGACGCCACCGAGGTGCGCGGTGGACGGCTGTGGGGCGGTTACCCCGGGCTCGTGGCCAGGGTGCTGTTCGTCGCCCTTCCGGTGAGCCTCGCGCTGGCGGCCCTGCTGGGCTGGTTGCTGTTTCCCGGCCTGCCGTGGGCCGTGCTGCTGCTCATCGCCGGCGTCACCATGCCGACCGACTTCGCGCCGGCGGAACAGCTCGTGCGCGACCGCACTTTGACGATGCGGGTCCGCAGTGTGCTGAACGTGGAAAGCGGCTACAACGACGGGATCGTCTCGCCGCTGTTCCTCTTCGCGCTGATCCTGGCCGGCGACCACACGCAACAGCGGACGCCGCTCGACGCGCTCGCCACCGCGCTGCCCTTCGCCGCCAAGGCACTGGTCGCCGGCGTCGTGCTCGGCAGCCTCCTCGCCTGGCTGCTGGACCGGGCCCACCACGCCGGCTGGGTGACGCCCCAGTCCGGGCGCCTCGTCGTGCTGCTGGCCCCGCTGCTGACCTACGCCGCGACCGTCGCCATCGACGGCAACGGCTTCGTCGCCTCCTTCGTCTGCGGCACCGCCTTCCGCTACCTGCACCGGCTGCTCAAGGCCCGCCGGGTCCGCGACGGCCGGGCCGACCGCGCGGAGGTCCGGGCCGACGCCCTGAGCAAGGACCTGCACCTGCTGGAGGACGTGACCACCCTGCTGACCACGACCATGTGGTTCGTCGTCGGCATCGCGGCCATCCTCGCCTTCACGCTGGGCGTTTCGTGGCAGGTCGTCCTGTTCTGCGCCGCGGTGCTCACCGTGGTCCGCGTGATCCCGGTGCTCCTCTCGCTGACCGGGTCGAAGCTGGCCGGGCGGGAACGCCTGCTCGTCGGCGTGCTGGGACCGCGCGGCACGACCACGATCGTGTTCGGGCTCCTGGCCTTCAACAAGCTGCCCGAGGGGCCGGCCGCCGACACGATCCTGGTCATCACCGTGGTCTGCGTCCTGGGCAGCGTGGTCCTGCACGGGATGGGCGCCAAGCCGCTGACGCGCCTGCTGACCCGCGGCTGA
- a CDS encoding HAD-IC family P-type ATPase, translating to MSGDARLLVDDVATGLTAAEVAERVAEGRTNDVPARVSRSAGEIVRSNVFTRINAIFAVLAVIIFSTGYLLDGLFAGLIVANSAVGIVQELRAKRTLDRLAIVGQVRPRVRRDGVSRELAPAEVVADDVVEVGPGDQIVVDGTVLAAEALEVDESLLTGESDAIVKNPGDPVMSGSFVVAGTGAYRATKVGREAYAAKLAEEAGRFTLADSELRAGINTILKVITYLLIPAGALSIYNQLSGSQALPDALRGMVAALVPMVPEGLILLTSVAFAVGVVRLGRRQCLVNELPAIEGLARVDVVCADKTGTLTENTMRLSEVRPLGEPAVAPELVLAALAAADPRPNASLLAIAQACPAAPGWTAEAVAPFSSARKWSGAGFGAHGDWVLGAPDVLLAAGSPERAEAERIGAQGLRVLLLGRAATSLDAAEAPGAVTPVALVVLEQTVRGDAQETLDYFAAQGVAVKVISGDNAVSVGAVARSLSLPGAEAPVDARTLPEDPGALAGELERGTVFGRVTPAQKRAMVAALQSRGHTVAMTGDGVNDVLALKDADVGVAMGAGSPATRSVAQIVLLDNAFASLPHVVGEGRRVIGNIERVANLFLTKTVYSVVLALIVGVPGLIGLTAVSYPFLPRHVTIVGWFTIGLPAFVLSLAPNNDRARGGFVGRVLRMAVPSGVVIAAASFTAYLLVHPGGDTSQAAQVQASTTALITLMALALWVLGIVARPYTWWKAVLVAAMVLVSGLMFVLPVTRKLFLLDPGNTGHTLTALACAAAGIVLIELGWWIGGRLLRNQ from the coding sequence ATCGTGCGGTCCAACGTGTTCACCCGCATCAACGCGATCTTCGCGGTGCTGGCGGTGATCATCTTCTCGACCGGTTACCTGCTGGACGGGTTGTTCGCCGGCCTGATCGTGGCCAACAGCGCCGTCGGCATCGTCCAGGAGCTGCGGGCGAAGCGGACGCTGGACCGGCTGGCGATCGTCGGCCAGGTCCGGCCGCGGGTGCGCCGGGACGGCGTGAGCCGGGAACTGGCGCCGGCCGAGGTGGTGGCCGACGACGTGGTCGAGGTCGGGCCGGGCGACCAGATCGTGGTCGACGGCACCGTGCTGGCGGCCGAGGCCCTGGAGGTGGACGAGTCGCTGCTCACCGGCGAATCGGACGCCATCGTGAAGAACCCGGGTGACCCGGTCATGTCCGGCAGTTTCGTGGTGGCGGGCACCGGCGCCTACCGCGCGACCAAGGTCGGGCGCGAAGCGTACGCGGCCAAGCTCGCCGAGGAGGCCGGCCGGTTCACCCTCGCGGATTCGGAGCTGCGCGCCGGCATCAACACCATCCTGAAGGTCATCACCTACCTGCTCATCCCGGCCGGGGCGCTGTCGATCTACAACCAGCTCTCCGGCTCGCAGGCCCTGCCGGACGCGCTGCGCGGCATGGTGGCCGCGCTCGTCCCGATGGTGCCCGAAGGCCTGATCCTGCTGACCTCGGTCGCCTTCGCGGTCGGCGTGGTCCGGCTGGGCCGGCGGCAGTGCCTGGTCAACGAGCTGCCGGCGATCGAGGGCCTGGCGCGGGTGGACGTCGTGTGCGCCGACAAGACCGGCACGCTCACCGAGAACACCATGCGGCTTTCCGAGGTGCGGCCGCTCGGCGAGCCGGCCGTCGCCCCCGAACTCGTGCTCGCCGCGCTGGCCGCCGCCGACCCCCGCCCGAACGCGAGCCTGCTCGCCATCGCCCAGGCCTGCCCGGCCGCGCCCGGCTGGACCGCGGAGGCGGTCGCGCCGTTCTCGTCGGCGCGCAAGTGGAGCGGCGCGGGCTTCGGCGCACACGGCGACTGGGTGCTCGGCGCCCCCGACGTCCTGCTGGCCGCCGGTTCGCCCGAGCGCGCGGAGGCGGAGCGGATCGGCGCGCAGGGCCTGCGGGTGCTGCTGCTCGGCCGGGCCGCCACCAGCCTCGACGCCGCGGAGGCGCCGGGCGCGGTGACGCCGGTCGCGCTGGTGGTCCTGGAGCAGACGGTCCGCGGGGACGCCCAGGAGACCTTGGACTACTTCGCCGCCCAGGGCGTGGCCGTCAAGGTGATCTCCGGCGACAACGCCGTCTCGGTCGGTGCGGTCGCGCGATCCCTGTCCCTGCCCGGGGCCGAGGCCCCGGTCGATGCCCGGACCCTGCCCGAGGACCCCGGTGCGCTGGCCGGCGAACTGGAGCGCGGCACGGTGTTCGGGCGGGTCACGCCCGCCCAGAAGCGGGCCATGGTCGCCGCGCTGCAGTCGCGGGGCCACACGGTCGCGATGACCGGCGACGGCGTCAACGACGTCCTCGCCCTCAAGGACGCCGACGTCGGCGTCGCGATGGGGGCGGGCAGCCCGGCGACCCGGTCGGTGGCCCAGATCGTCCTGCTGGACAACGCGTTCGCGTCCCTCCCCCACGTCGTGGGCGAGGGACGGCGGGTGATCGGGAACATCGAGCGGGTCGCCAACCTGTTCCTCACCAAGACGGTCTACTCGGTGGTGCTCGCCCTGATCGTGGGGGTTCCCGGCCTGATCGGCCTCACGGCCGTGTCCTACCCGTTCCTGCCCCGGCACGTCACCATCGTCGGCTGGTTCACCATCGGCCTGCCCGCGTTCGTGCTCTCCCTGGCTCCGAACAACGACCGCGCCCGCGGCGGGTTCGTGGGCCGGGTGCTGCGGATGGCGGTGCCGTCCGGGGTGGTGATCGCCGCGGCCTCCTTCACCGCCTACCTCCTGGTGCACCCCGGCGGCGACACCAGCCAGGCCGCGCAGGTGCAGGCGAGCACCACGGCCCTGATCACGCTGATGGCGCTCGCCCTGTGGGTGCTGGGCATCGTCGCCCGGCCCTACACGTGGTGGAAGGCCGTCCTGGTCGCGGCGATGGTGCTGGTCTCCGGCCTGATGTTCGTGCTGCCCGTGACGCGGAAGCTGTTCCTGCTGGACCCCGGCAACACCGGCCACACGCTCACCGCACTCGCCTGCGCCGCCGCGGGCATCGTCCTGATCGAACTCGGCTGGTGGATCGGCGGCAGGCTGCTCCGCAACCAGTGA
- the lysX gene encoding bifunctional lysylphosphatidylglycerol synthetase/lysine--tRNA ligase LysX → MHDVPVRIPGPGARSRLSAVPRVFATALGVIAALCVLSAVSAALGRGFQPVRQFVDDAVFPAPPNVAYGLFLAVLAGAVAGRKRAARTISICLLLAQAAASGLTGLLVALDPDGFLVDDDGQPLALRGWDLWSLWQSCAVAVVALGVLVAAKREFYGRTRPAALRKAVVLFAGLLGVSILLGGALVQVFPGSLRSAGDRWSWAVETVIGGAIQLDITRVGDAPGWVALSVSLFGVVSLFAALLWMLRAQRMTSLLTTEDELAVRRLLAAHGERDSLGYFATRRDKAVVFAPSGEAAITYRVVAGVCLASGDPLGAPDAWQPAIARWLAMCAEYTWSPAVMGAGEEAAEAYVRAGLKAIELGDEAILDVAGYTLAGPDMRPVRQAVTRIERAGYTARVRRHADVPPEQLAAAAALAERWRDTESERGFSMALGRLNDPTDGQCVLVEALDAAGNVRALLSFVPWGRTGLSLDLMRRDRDADNGLMEFMVSALAAGAPALGVRRVSLNFAVFRAVFEEGARIGAGPVLRAWRRLLLFFSRWWQLESLYRSNVKYRPHWEPRFLIFGDRHDLARVGLASAIAEGFLGGGSTTPAHDRDPALLAAVRDAETAERIVDDRPVPASEQTRIRLAKLDELRARGVDPYPVLVPRDTTLAAVAARFPDLVPDTRTGERVAVTGRVMLMRDHGKLCFATLRDWSGDLQVMLAAPDTAEDALRGWRADVDLGDHVAVRGEVITSRRGELSILAESWTLAAKCLHPLPDKHSGLTDPEARVRQRYLDLVVRPRSRELLRARGAAVQALRATLLGRDYLEVETPMLQPVHGGANARPFVTHINAYDMRLYLRIAPELYLKRLCVGGVERVFELGRTFRNEGVSYKHNPEFTMLEAYEAYADYTVMRARCRQLIKAAASAIHGSETAGELDLSGDWPVVPVHQAISEALGEEITSSTPEARLRQLCDAAGIVHNPQWTRGAVVLELYERLVEEQTTGPVFYTDFPADVSPLTRPHRDNPELAERWDLVIKGTEVATAYSELVDPVEQRRRLVAQSLLAAGGDPEAMEVDEDFLTALEYAMPPSGGLGLGVDRLVMLLTGTTIRDTLAFPLVRPE, encoded by the coding sequence ATGCATGACGTCCCCGTCCGGATTCCCGGGCCGGGCGCACGATCGCGGCTCAGCGCGGTGCCCCGGGTGTTCGCCACCGCGCTGGGCGTGATCGCCGCGCTGTGCGTCCTCTCGGCGGTGAGCGCCGCGCTGGGCCGGGGCTTCCAGCCCGTGCGGCAGTTCGTCGACGACGCCGTGTTCCCCGCCCCGCCCAACGTCGCCTACGGCCTGTTCCTCGCGGTGCTGGCGGGCGCGGTGGCCGGCCGCAAGCGGGCGGCGAGGACGATCTCGATCTGCCTGCTGCTGGCCCAGGCGGCGGCCAGCGGGCTGACCGGGTTGCTGGTGGCGCTGGACCCGGACGGCTTCCTGGTCGACGACGACGGGCAGCCGCTCGCGCTGCGCGGCTGGGACCTGTGGTCGCTCTGGCAGTCCTGCGCGGTCGCGGTCGTCGCGCTGGGGGTGCTCGTCGCCGCCAAGCGGGAGTTCTACGGGCGGACGCGGCCGGCCGCCCTGCGCAAGGCCGTGGTGCTGTTCGCCGGTCTGCTCGGGGTCTCCATCCTGCTCGGTGGCGCGCTGGTCCAGGTGTTCCCGGGCTCGCTGCGGTCGGCGGGCGACCGGTGGAGCTGGGCGGTCGAGACGGTCATCGGTGGCGCGATCCAGCTGGACATCACCCGGGTGGGTGACGCACCGGGCTGGGTCGCGCTGTCGGTGTCGCTGTTCGGCGTGGTTTCCCTGTTCGCCGCGCTGCTGTGGATGCTGCGCGCGCAGCGGATGACGTCGTTGCTGACGACCGAGGACGAGCTCGCCGTCCGGCGGTTGCTCGCCGCCCACGGTGAGCGCGATTCACTCGGCTACTTCGCCACCCGGCGGGACAAGGCCGTGGTGTTCGCGCCCTCGGGCGAGGCGGCGATCACCTACCGGGTCGTGGCCGGGGTGTGCCTGGCCAGTGGCGACCCGCTCGGCGCGCCGGACGCGTGGCAGCCCGCCATCGCGCGGTGGCTGGCGATGTGCGCCGAGTACACCTGGAGCCCGGCGGTGATGGGGGCCGGGGAAGAAGCCGCCGAGGCATACGTGCGGGCCGGGCTGAAGGCGATCGAACTCGGCGACGAAGCCATCCTCGACGTCGCCGGGTACACCCTGGCCGGGCCGGACATGCGCCCGGTGCGCCAGGCCGTCACCCGGATCGAGCGGGCCGGCTACACCGCACGCGTGCGCCGGCACGCCGACGTCCCGCCCGAGCAGCTCGCCGCCGCGGCCGCCCTGGCCGAGCGCTGGCGCGACACCGAGTCCGAACGCGGCTTCTCGATGGCGCTCGGCCGGCTGAACGATCCCACGGACGGGCAGTGCGTGCTGGTCGAAGCGCTCGACGCGGCCGGGAACGTCCGGGCGCTGCTGTCGTTCGTGCCCTGGGGCCGGACCGGGCTGTCCCTCGACCTCATGCGCCGCGACCGCGACGCCGACAACGGCCTGATGGAGTTCATGGTCAGCGCGCTGGCCGCCGGTGCGCCCGCGCTCGGTGTCCGGCGGGTGTCGTTGAACTTCGCGGTGTTCCGCGCGGTCTTCGAGGAAGGCGCGCGGATCGGCGCCGGCCCGGTCCTGCGGGCCTGGCGGCGGCTGCTGCTGTTCTTCTCCCGGTGGTGGCAGCTCGAATCGCTGTACCGGTCGAACGTCAAGTACCGCCCGCACTGGGAGCCGCGGTTCCTGATCTTCGGGGACCGGCACGACCTGGCGCGGGTCGGGCTCGCCTCCGCCATCGCCGAAGGCTTCCTCGGCGGTGGCTCGACCACGCCCGCGCACGACAGGGACCCGGCACTGCTGGCCGCGGTCCGCGACGCCGAGACGGCGGAGCGCATCGTCGACGACCGGCCGGTGCCCGCCTCCGAGCAGACCCGGATCCGGCTGGCCAAGCTGGACGAACTGCGGGCCCGCGGCGTCGATCCCTATCCCGTCCTGGTGCCCCGCGACACCACGCTCGCGGCGGTGGCGGCGCGCTTTCCGGACCTGGTTCCGGACACCCGCACGGGGGAGCGCGTCGCTGTCACCGGGCGGGTCATGCTGATGCGCGACCACGGCAAGCTGTGTTTCGCGACCCTGCGGGACTGGTCCGGCGACCTCCAGGTCATGCTCGCCGCACCGGACACCGCCGAGGACGCCCTGCGCGGCTGGCGGGCGGACGTCGACCTCGGCGACCACGTCGCGGTCCGCGGCGAGGTGATCACCTCCCGGCGTGGTGAGCTGTCGATCCTCGCCGAAAGCTGGACGCTGGCCGCGAAGTGCCTGCACCCGTTGCCCGACAAGCACTCCGGCCTCACCGACCCCGAAGCCCGCGTCCGGCAGCGCTACCTCGACCTGGTCGTCCGCCCGCGGTCCCGTGAGCTGCTGCGCGCTCGCGGCGCGGCGGTCCAGGCACTGCGGGCGACGTTGCTCGGCCGGGACTACCTCGAAGTCGAGACGCCGATGCTGCAGCCGGTGCACGGCGGCGCGAACGCCCGCCCGTTCGTCACCCACATCAACGCTTACGACATGCGGCTCTACCTGCGGATCGCCCCGGAGCTGTACCTGAAGCGGCTCTGCGTCGGGGGAGTGGAACGGGTTTTCGAGCTTGGCCGCACCTTCCGCAACGAAGGCGTGTCCTACAAGCACAATCCCGAGTTCACCATGCTGGAGGCGTACGAGGCCTACGCCGACTACACCGTCATGCGGGCGCGGTGCCGGCAGCTGATCAAGGCTGCCGCCTCCGCCATCCACGGCAGCGAAACGGCCGGAGAACTGGACCTCTCCGGCGACTGGCCGGTCGTGCCCGTCCACCAGGCCATCTCCGAAGCCCTCGGCGAGGAGATCACCAGCAGTACGCCGGAAGCCCGGCTGCGACAGCTGTGCGACGCCGCCGGGATCGTCCACAATCCACAGTGGACACGGGGTGCGGTCGTCCTCGAACTCTACGAACGCCTCGTCGAGGAGCAGACCACCGGACCGGTGTTCTACACCGACTTCCCCGCCGACGTCTCGCCGCTCACCCGCCCGCACCGCGACAACCCGGAACTGGCCGAACGCTGGGACCTCGTCATCAAGGGCACGGAGGTCGCCACCGCCTACTCCGAGCTCGTCGACCCGGTCGAGCAACGCCGCCGGCTCGTCGCCCAGTCGCTGCTCGCCGCGGGTGGCGATCCGGAGGCGATGGAAGTCGACGAAGACTTCCTCACCGCGCTCGAGTACGCCATGCCGCCCTCGGGCGGGCTCGGCCTGGGTGTCGACCGGCTCGTCATGCTGCTGACCGGCACCACGATCCGCGACACCCTCGCCTTCCCGCTGGTCCGGCCGGAATGA
- a CDS encoding ABC transporter ATP-binding protein: MRTWIDRATWRTLAGYVRPQRRTVLFGGLLVLLGGLAAAAQPLAAKTLVDKLGTGGVITGLLAVLVGLALAGAAVRMAGDYLLERAAESVVLVARKRFARRVLRLRVPAVQRTEPGDLLSRFTSDTTLLREVCTHALVGLVTGAVTTVVMVVLMGTMDLVLLGVTAAVLLVVGLLALAGMPMIEKATRAAQEAVGETGTRMERVLGAFRTVKASGAEARETRAIEEGAERAWRAGVRSARWESLVHGSNALAIQASFLAVLGVGGARVVTGAIPLSTLVAFLLYLFYLEEPIGQLLHAGSRLQIGLAAVRRLSEVEQMPAEPAPAGHTAGGRDAAGLVFEDVRFRYSPESPEILRGVDLELPARGMTAFVGASGAGKSTLFALLERFHEPSSGRIRLDGTDLADWDLAALRASIGYVEQDASLLSGTLRDNLAYGRPEATDEEIREALVQTRLDGLVDRLPAGLDTPVGHRGSMLSGGERQRVALARALLRRPRLLLLDEITLQLDAVNELAIRDVVTAAAETTTVLVVAHRLSTVTRADRIVVLDEGTVRATGTHEQLVASDPLYAEFAATQLLTGDSAVQRAAG; encoded by the coding sequence GTGCGCACCTGGATCGACCGCGCGACCTGGCGGACGCTGGCGGGCTACGTCCGGCCCCAACGCCGGACTGTCCTCTTCGGAGGGTTGCTCGTCCTGCTGGGCGGCTTGGCCGCGGCGGCGCAGCCTCTCGCGGCCAAGACGCTCGTCGACAAGCTCGGCACCGGCGGGGTGATCACCGGGCTGCTGGCGGTGCTGGTCGGTCTCGCGCTCGCCGGCGCCGCGGTCCGGATGGCCGGTGACTACCTGCTCGAGCGCGCCGCGGAGTCGGTCGTGCTGGTCGCGCGGAAGCGGTTCGCCCGGCGGGTGCTCCGGCTGCGCGTGCCCGCCGTGCAGCGCACCGAACCGGGGGACCTGCTGTCCCGGTTCACCAGCGACACGACCCTGTTGCGCGAGGTGTGCACCCACGCACTGGTGGGCCTGGTCACCGGTGCGGTGACGACCGTGGTGATGGTCGTGCTGATGGGGACGATGGACCTCGTCCTGCTCGGGGTCACCGCGGCGGTGCTGCTGGTGGTCGGCCTGCTCGCGCTCGCGGGCATGCCGATGATCGAAAAGGCCACCCGCGCCGCCCAGGAAGCCGTCGGCGAGACCGGGACGCGGATGGAGCGGGTCCTGGGCGCTTTCCGGACCGTCAAGGCCTCGGGCGCGGAAGCCCGGGAAACCCGGGCGATCGAAGAGGGTGCCGAACGCGCGTGGCGCGCCGGTGTCCGCTCGGCGCGCTGGGAGTCGCTGGTGCACGGCTCCAACGCGCTCGCGATCCAGGCGTCGTTCCTCGCGGTGCTCGGGGTCGGCGGCGCGCGCGTGGTGACCGGCGCCATCCCGCTGTCCACTTTGGTGGCTTTCCTGCTGTACCTGTTCTACCTGGAGGAGCCGATCGGGCAGCTTCTGCACGCGGGCAGCAGGCTGCAGATCGGGCTGGCCGCCGTGCGCCGGCTGTCCGAAGTGGAGCAGATGCCCGCCGAACCGGCTCCGGCCGGGCACACCGCCGGCGGCCGGGACGCGGCCGGGCTGGTGTTCGAGGACGTCCGCTTCCGGTATAGCCCGGAGTCCCCGGAAATCCTGCGTGGCGTCGACCTCGAGCTCCCCGCCCGGGGCATGACGGCGTTCGTCGGGGCCTCCGGCGCCGGGAAGTCCACGTTGTTCGCGCTGCTCGAACGGTTCCACGAACCGTCGTCGGGCCGGATCCGGCTGGACGGCACCGACCTCGCGGACTGGGACCTGGCCGCCTTGCGCGCCTCGATCGGGTACGTCGAGCAGGACGCGTCGCTGCTCTCCGGCACGCTGCGCGACAACCTCGCCTACGGCCGCCCGGAAGCCACCGACGAGGAGATCCGGGAGGCGCTGGTGCAGACCCGGCTCGACGGCCTCGTGGACCGGCTGCCGGCCGGCCTGGACACCCCGGTCGGGCACCGCGGAAGCATGCTTTCGGGTGGCGAACGGCAACGGGTCGCGCTCGCTCGCGCGCTCCTGCGCCGTCCTCGGCTGCTGTTGCTGGACGAGATCACCTTGCAGCTCGACGCGGTGAACGAGCTGGCGATCCGCGACGTCGTCACCGCCGCGGCCGAGACCACGACCGTGCTCGTGGTGGCCCACCGGCTCTCCACGGTCACCCGGGCCGACCGGATCGTGGTGCTGGACGAGGGCACCGTCCGGGCGACCGGCACCCACGAACAGCTCGTGGCGAGCGACCCGCTGTACGCCGAGTTCGCCGCCACCCAGCTGCTCACGGGCGACAGCGCAGTTCAGCGGGCTGCCGGATAG